One genomic region from Burkholderia latens encodes:
- a CDS encoding MdtA/MuxA family multidrug efflux RND transporter periplasmic adaptor subunit translates to MDNQQKPTPPSKDPASPAPRRPRRTLALGTLAVVVIGGLLWWHPWNRTPAGTPAAGTGASAASAGGGHRGRGGPAAMANVPQPVSVATATQGEMPIVLSALGTVTPLASVTVKTQLSGYLQSVAFQEGQIVKKGDLLAQIDPRPYQVALANAEGTHARDAALLATARIDLKRYQTLLAQDSIASQTVDTQASLVKQYEGTVKTDQAAIDSAKLNLAYARITAPVSGRVGLRQVDPGNYVTPGDTNGIVVITQLQPMSVIFTTSEDNLPQIVKQVNAGQKLSVTAYNRNNTVPLETGTLETLDNQIDTSTGTIKLRATFANKDGLLFPNQFVNTRLLVDVMRNATIVPTSAVLTGSIGQFVYIVKPDNTVTVRKVKVGPVDGERTSIVSGVALGERVVTDGSDRLREGSKITIPADKPSGASGARGGAAPGASGASAAAGHRGGHRHGASQAAAAAAQ, encoded by the coding sequence ATGGACAACCAACAAAAGCCCACGCCCCCTTCGAAGGACCCTGCTTCGCCCGCACCGCGCCGCCCGCGCCGAACGCTGGCGCTCGGCACGCTCGCGGTCGTCGTCATCGGCGGCCTGCTGTGGTGGCATCCGTGGAACCGTACGCCCGCGGGCACGCCCGCCGCAGGCACCGGCGCATCGGCCGCAAGCGCCGGCGGCGGCCATCGCGGCCGTGGCGGCCCCGCCGCGATGGCGAACGTTCCACAACCCGTGTCGGTCGCGACCGCGACGCAAGGCGAGATGCCGATCGTGCTGTCGGCGCTGGGCACCGTGACGCCGCTCGCGAGCGTGACGGTCAAGACGCAGCTATCGGGCTATCTGCAGTCGGTCGCGTTCCAGGAAGGCCAGATCGTGAAAAAAGGCGACCTGCTCGCGCAGATCGACCCGCGCCCGTATCAGGTCGCGCTGGCAAACGCCGAAGGCACGCATGCGCGCGACGCGGCGCTGCTCGCAACGGCCCGCATCGACCTGAAGCGCTACCAGACGCTGCTCGCGCAGGATTCGATTGCGTCGCAGACGGTCGACACGCAGGCGTCGCTCGTCAAGCAATACGAAGGGACGGTGAAGACCGACCAGGCGGCGATCGATTCCGCGAAACTCAATCTCGCGTACGCGCGCATCACGGCGCCGGTGTCGGGCCGCGTCGGCCTGCGCCAGGTCGATCCCGGCAACTACGTGACGCCGGGCGACACGAACGGCATCGTCGTGATCACGCAGTTGCAGCCGATGAGCGTGATCTTTACGACATCGGAAGACAACCTGCCGCAGATCGTCAAACAGGTGAACGCCGGCCAGAAGCTGTCGGTCACCGCGTACAACCGCAACAACACCGTGCCGCTCGAAACGGGGACGCTCGAAACGCTCGACAACCAGATCGATACGAGCACCGGCACGATCAAGCTGCGCGCAACGTTCGCGAACAAGGACGGGCTGCTGTTCCCGAATCAGTTCGTGAACACGCGGCTGCTCGTCGACGTGATGCGCAATGCGACGATCGTGCCGACGTCCGCGGTGCTGACCGGCTCGATCGGACAGTTCGTCTACATCGTGAAACCCGACAACACGGTGACGGTGCGCAAGGTCAAGGTCGGCCCGGTCGACGGCGAGCGCACGAGCATCGTCAGCGGCGTCGCGCTCGGCGAGCGCGTAGTCACCGATGGCTCCGACCGGCTGCGCGAAGGCTCGAAGATCACGATTCCCGCCGACAAGCCGAGCGGCGCATCGGGCGCACGCGGCGGCGCCGCGCCGGGCGCATCCGGCGCATCGGCCGCGGCCGGCCATCGCGGCGGGCACAGGCACGGCGCGTCGCAGGCAGCGGCCGCCGCGGCCCAGTAA
- a CDS encoding IclR family transcriptional regulator: MSTPVTPPAPRDRESSPDEITALARGLAVLRRIAAADAPVSNRELTELTGIPKPTVSRITATLVSAGFLFQLPDSERFVLTASVLELSHGFLRNFDIRARSRPFMIELAERTSLSVHLAVRDRLDMVAIDVIRPRSAVLVTRLEIGSRMDIARTAVGRAYLAALEDDERRTLLDALRATAGDDWPHVSARLNPALDDAMRDGHAIAVGEWREGLNAVAAGFIGPSGQRYSVNCGGASSQCPPEWLHEHVVPALRECIAKITREIGGAPARRSAV; this comes from the coding sequence GTGTCGACACCTGTAACGCCTCCCGCGCCCCGAGATCGCGAATCGTCGCCCGACGAGATCACCGCACTCGCACGCGGCCTCGCTGTGCTGCGCCGGATCGCGGCCGCCGACGCCCCGGTCAGCAACCGCGAACTGACGGAATTGACGGGCATCCCGAAGCCTACCGTGTCGCGCATCACGGCGACGCTCGTCAGCGCCGGCTTCCTGTTTCAGCTTCCCGACAGCGAGCGCTTCGTGCTGACCGCGTCGGTGCTGGAGCTGAGCCATGGCTTCCTGCGCAATTTCGACATCCGGGCGCGCTCGCGGCCGTTCATGATCGAGCTCGCCGAGCGTACGTCGCTGTCGGTGCATCTCGCGGTGCGCGACCGGCTCGACATGGTCGCGATCGACGTGATCCGCCCGCGCTCCGCCGTGCTGGTCACACGCCTCGAGATCGGCTCGCGGATGGACATCGCGCGCACCGCGGTGGGCCGCGCGTATCTGGCTGCGCTCGAGGACGACGAGCGCCGCACGCTGCTCGACGCGCTGCGCGCCACGGCCGGCGACGACTGGCCGCACGTATCGGCACGGCTGAACCCGGCGCTCGACGATGCGATGCGCGACGGCCACGCGATCGCGGTCGGCGAATGGCGCGAAGGGCTGAACGCGGTCGCGGCCGGCTTCATCGGCCCGTCCGGCCAGCGCTATTCGGTGAACTGCGGCGGCGCGTCGAGCCAGTGCCCGCCCGAGTGGCTGCACGAACACGTCGTGCCCGCGCTGCGCGAATGCATTGCAAAGATTACCCGCGAGATCGGCGGCGCGCCCGCCCGCCGCAGCGCCGTGTAA